The nucleotide sequence tatatatatatatatatatatatatatatatacacacacacacacacacacacacacacacacacacacacacacacacacacacacacacacacacacacacaccataaacacacacacacaccacacacacacacacacacacacacacacacacacacacacacacacacacacacacacacacacacacacacacacacacacacacacacacgcacacacataatctaatataatataataacgtgtatatgtatacatatacttgtatacatacacacacacacacaaacatacgcacacacacacacacacacacacacacacacacacacacacacacacacgtatatatatatatatatatatatatatatatatatatatattatatatatatatatatatatacatatatatatgtatacacatatatatacacatttatatgtatatatatatatatatatatatatatatatatatatatatatatgtgtgtgtgtgtgtgtgtgtgtgtgtgtgtgtatgtgtgtgtgtgtgtgtgtgtgtgtgtgtgtggtgtgtgtgtgtgtgtgtgtgtatgtacaagtatgtgtatacatatacacgttatttattatatatatatatatatatatatatatatatatatatatatatatatatatatatatatatatacacgtgtatatatattaaagtgtacacacacacacgcacacacacacacacacacacacaacacacacaccacacacacacacacacacacacacacacacatatatatatatatataatatatatatatatatatatatatatatatatatatatatatatatatataaataaatgaatatatatatatatatatatacatataaatatatatatatatatatatatatattaatatatatatatatatatatatatatatatatatatatatatatatgtatatataggaagagCTCATGGGTCGAGGATTCGGACTCGGAGGACGAAAATTCGGATTTCGATTACTCGTACCTGGAGGACGAGGTCGAGGACGAAGACTCGGTCAGCGACAGCGAGAACGAGGTCGAGGACTCGGATGAGGATGACTTAAATCGTCCTCCACCGCCTCGAAGTCCCTCAAGGCTTGTGAGATAATGATGAGCAGGgaatgagaaggtgaggaaagtgacttgtgacgcaggggagacttctcctaggacatctgcgttttgatgaatgaatcgattgcctacctagccactgggtgggcaagccagcccaagtcagtgctggtcccaagcccggataaaatagagagaatgattacctaaaaggtaccaccggcactctccgtggaaaggaactcgggaccctaccacgtactcactccaagagcatcacaacatgaaaactacaattaagtatcatgctgtgaccacggcggctcaaacatgaacctaccgtaacaaaaaaaaaaaaaaaaaaaaaaaaaaaaaaaaaaaaaaaaaaaaaaaatatatatatatatatatatatatatatatatatatatatatatatatatatatatatatatatatatatatatatatatatatatatatgctgggggGCTCAAAGAGCACCCGTTTCCTCCGGAAGCGTGACGTGTGGGGTCAAACTCGTTCCTTCCGGAAACGTGTCGTGAGGGTTGCGAAGTGGGATCAGTAGCTctcacaccgctctgccacccACCTTTGCCTCGCCCAGGAGTCGTTGATAAGATTCCCCTCCTCATGACTGACCACCTTCGCCAGCCCCGCGCGCTCGGTTGaaatcctcgacgtccacacggcCTCAACCGTTGGGACCCCGGTTCGGTCGACGCTGGTCTCCGCAGCATGCATCTTTGTCTTCCTCGTCTTTGTCGGCCTCTTCTTCTTGAACCTTGGTGAATCCATCCGTCCTCAACGTCCACACGTCGTCGAAGGTCTCTCACAGGTCCTCATCGACTTCGGATTCGTTCaaacttcctcgtagtcctcatccaggtctaactcggcggcgttttcgtccacacgtcctcgcagatctcgcccACGTCCTTCTCGGCTGCGTGCGTGACTAGACGTCCTCGTAGCCTCCGTCTGCATTTACGGGCGTCCGGCCAAGTGGCGCCCTTTCCGGCATTTTGGGGCAGCTGATACCtacgctgacgagctcctggagtctGAGTGGATATCGAGCgacgcccttccacagcatcctggggcgactggaaCTTGCACTGAGGAGTTCCTGGTCCCTCGCTGGATCTACAGCCGTCCCGACaagcggcgcccttccactacatcctgGGGCGGCTGATGCCTGCACTGACGAACTCCTGGTCTGCAGGGTTACATCAATCTTCCGTTGACGTCCATTCCACGGCATCCACAGGCTATCTGCAGCAagttcctccttcggtgccgtgtcgaaTATGCTCGATCCAGCTGCTATGTTTAGTGGGTGAAGCAGATCATACAAGCAAgagccaagatagtaagagaagaagacagacaacagagaagGGCGATGTTAAGTATACCAACctctttttacatataaatttgcagtttttaattccccccccccttttttaccttcgtgttttccaaaaaaaaaaagagaaaatagaggagggaGACTTAAGTAGCGGTCCCCCAAGGACTTGCTCTGATAGACATGACAGCAGATAAGGAGAACGACAACAGATCAGCTTGAACCACCTGTcgtcacagagaaagaaaagtatgTAAAATAAGAAGACAAGAAGTAATGTGCATAGTATTGGGATTACGAAGTGAGGTCAATATCTCTCAGTGTGTTTCTATTACATGTATCGATGAATGGatgtatctatctacccccccccccctttctctctctctctctctctctctctctctctctctctctctctctatatatatatatatatatattatatatatatatatatatatatatatatatatatatatatatatattatatatatgtgtgtgtgtgtgtgtatgtgtgtgtgtgtgtgtgtgtgtgtgcgtaagtgtgtgtatatccatatttatatatatacgtatatttatgtgtatgtatgtatgtatatatatacatatatatatatatatataatatatatatatatatatatatttttgtgtgtgtatatatcatacatacatatatatatatatatatatatatatatatatatatatatatatatatatatatatatatattatatatatatatatatgttgttgtttgtatgtgtgtgtgtgtgtgtgtgtgtgtgttgtgtgtgtgtatgttgttgttgtgtatatatcatatatatatatatatatatatatatatatatatatatatatatatatatattcatatatattatatattatatatatatatataaatagttatatataataaatattatatacatatacacaaaaatatgtgtatctatataaatatgtacacgcacacatacacacacacacacacacacacacacacacacacacacacacacacgagtgtgtttgtatgtgtatgtatgtatgtactgtatatatacttacacaggtCCCATGAGAGGCACCCCAACTTATATTTTAggtttaatagaaaaatatatatgatgaattaaACATCTCAGTTCAGCTGTTTGAATCGAAATCATATAGTTATTTTTACctgtgcaaaaaataatgattataatatttagcAGATTTAACCAAATTATAATTTGCATTAACGAAAGATTCCATCTCGCCGTCGTAGCAAATCACTTTCTAAGTAATTCGAAATTATGTATGTGATTTGTTGTAAATATTCATTCATCCTGTTTTCCTAATTATGTATGTGATTTGTTGTTATTCGTCTTgtttttctccccaccccccatttaAGCTAAGCCATTAAAtatgcagttttatatatatatgcacataaatgtatatatgacgaCAATTTCCGCTTAAAAAGAAGCAAGTAGATAAATAACGAAGAGGCAAACCAACAGCTCCCTTGGCGACACTGATGAGGTCACTGGAGATAAGGTGAAATACGAAGACGGATTGCGTGTCCCTCATGGCACGGAGACGAGCCACTCCTCACCTCCTTCATAGCTCGGCAACACGTGCTGTGTCGTTCCCGAAGTCGATAGATTGGGGTTCAGGCATGCATAATGGGTCGTTGTACGGTCGTGCTCAGGTTGTTTATGACGagcagctttctctctctctctctcgctatctatctccctatctctctctctctctctctctctctctctctctctctctctctctctctctctctctctctctctctctctctctctctcgcttgtggTTATATCCCTCACGTGTTTCCTCTAATGGACGGAATGTTGTGTCTATGTTCGTGTTATTATTCACTTAGTATTGCGACCTGCTATTGCGGTGTTACAGGCCGCAACTGCGTGATATTCAGCACTTCGTTTGcatcactattaccataattGTGTTTTGCAGACATACGAGCTTCGTGGTTTCGGctcgtgttttgtttgtgtgtttgcggcCTTGTTCGAACGCACGGCTCGGAGACTGCTTCATTAAGTGGGCGAAAGCCATGTGCTTGAGCGTGTTTGTTGCAAAAGTGATTAGGGGACGCATGGGCGTGTGTTCagatgcgtgtgtgagagagtcCTCAACACAGCGTTATCGGCGGGGGCTGCAGGCGGGGGCGCCCTCGGAGGAGAACACACAAGAGTCACTGAAGCGAGTCCTCATAAATCATAATAAGTACTGCCACGGGACGGCGTCGGCCCTGTCTCTCGCGCACACACAACCAGAGGCACCAAACACGGGAGGCGGATCATCCTCGCCGGCAGTGTCCACACGCCTTCCCGAAATGCCGCTTTGTTCTCGCTGCGACATCCATCACGGGCGATAAATTTAACCCTTTCACGCCGCTTCCTCACTCGCCTCCTCCTTTTTGCCGAACTCTGGCGCCACGAGACATGACTGGGGttggtgaggagggggggtggaggaggagagagagatggggggcgggggagggaggaggagggaggggtcgaTGGGGCAGGGAGGGTGTGGGGCTGGTAAGGTAGGTGGGAGAAGGGcggtggggagggaatgggaggatgaggtggggagggaggtatgctgaggatgggggaggtaggggggaggggagattaggTAGGAGTGGGGAGCTAAGGCATGCTGCGGGgctgagggtggggaagggagtagggaggactgtgagaaggggggagagttAGACGGGGTGAGATGGGAGTAGGAGTgatggggagtgaggaggggaggagtgacgaaggaaggagagaagaggcgagtgtggggaggggttggggggggtggaggcgtaGGGAGAtgtgtaaagggggggagggtggtagggAGGGGAGTGCAAGAAGTGGTGAGAAATATAGCGacgagatggggagagggataagaggggatagggagggtgtAACGAGATGACGTGGGGAGGGATAggaaagtaaggggggggggagtggggaatagAAAGGAAGGTTGAgtagcaaaaaaagagagaaatcggCTCGTTGGCCTGTGTGGATtaagtgggtaggggggggggcgatggagaTCTTAGCAACATGGTATGACTTTTATATTGCTGAAGGGCCGGGGAAGCACACAGCCGCGTCTGTGCATAAATCCACCAGGCTGTATgtgtcgtcctctctctctctctctctctctctctctctctctcctctctctctcctctctctcctcctctctcctctctctcctctctctcccttctcctttcttttctctcccctctcctctctctctctctcctctctctctccttctctctctctccttctctctcctctccttcccctctctcctcctctctctctctctctcccctctccccttctctctctctcttctcctcctcctcctctctctcctctccttctctctctctctcttctctctctctctcctactctctctctttctctctcctttcctctctctctctctctcttctcttctctcccctctcttttttctctctctctctctctctctccccccctctcctctctctctctctctcctctctctctctctctctcctctctccctccctctctctcccctctctccttctctctccctctctctcttctctctctctctctctctctctcccctccttctctctctctctcctctcccctctctctctctcttcttctcttttctctctctctctctccttcccttttttctctctctccttctctccccctcttttctctctctcctttctgtctctctctcctctcctctttctctcttccttctctttctctcctcctctcttcttctccttctccttctctttctctcctctctctctcctttctctctctccttctctctctctctctccttatctctctctcctctctctctctctctttctctctttctctccttttctctctctctctaaacaaccCTTTTAATAAGAATTTAGACTCGACATGTCAAACTATTGCAGAAAGCTGTTGTTGTAAAGAtccatcaaaggaaaaaaaatgtttctcacCGTGACTAATCATTATCTGGTGATAAGATATGGATAACAGATATTTACAGGGTTGATTGGGCCTTTGGTCTACAGTAACATTACCTTGagttttatatatgattaatgattcttataatagtaatactgatgattaccacattaatgataataagagaaacaaCATTGATAGCAAtacttatcatgataatgatgacaatgataataataacaacagtaacactaatcatgataatcatgaatattcccccctcccttcttctcatcatcatgataatgcaTCACCGTTAAAGTACTGCTACCCATAGACAATGTACAGAATATCATTATCCTGC is from Penaeus monodon isolate SGIC_2016 chromosome 12, NSTDA_Pmon_1, whole genome shotgun sequence and encodes:
- the LOC119579472 gene encoding uncharacterized protein LOC119579472, encoding MDSPRFKKKRPTKTRKTKMHAAETSVDRTGVPTVEAVWTSRISTERAGLAKVVSHEEGNLINDSWARQSDLSRCVDDNALGTQRKEGERMTSRRKAANEGRKERSFRSKRV